The following are encoded in a window of Sminthopsis crassicaudata isolate SCR6 chromosome 5, ASM4859323v1, whole genome shotgun sequence genomic DNA:
- the MIP gene encoding lens fiber major intrinsic protein yields the protein MWELRSASFWRAIFAEFFATLFYVFFGLGASLRWTPGPIHVLQVAVAFGLALATLVQAVGHVSGAHVNPAVTFAFLVGSQMSLLRALCYIVAQLLGAVAGAAVLYSVTPAAVRGNLALNTLHPGVSVGQATIVEIFLTLQFVLCIFATFDERRNGRLGSVALAIGVSLTLGHLFGMYYTGAGMNPARSFAPAILTRNFSNHWVYWVGPIIGGSLGGLLYDFLLFPRIKSVSERLTILKGIRPNDSDGQPEVTGEPVELKTQAL from the exons ATGTGGGAACTTCGCTCAGCCTCCTTCTGGAGGGCCATTTTTGCCGAATTTTTTGCCACCCTCTTTTATGTCTTCTTTGGGCTGGGAGCCTCCCTACGCTGGACCCCCGGCCCTATACACGTCCTGCAGGTGGCTGTGGCCTTTGGACTGGCCCTGGCCACGTTGGTGCAGGCAGTAGGCCATGTCAGCGGAGCCCATGTCAACCCAGCCGTCACCTTCGCTTTCCTCGTGGGCTCCCAGATGTCCCTGCTCCGGGCCCTCTGCTACATTGTAGCCCAGTTGCTGGGGGCTGTGGCTGGGGCTGCTGTGCTGTATAGTGTTACCCCCGCAGCTGTCCGTGGGAACCTGGCGCTCAACACG CTACACCCTGGGGTGAGCGTGGGTCAGGCCACTATCGTGGAGATCTTCTTGACCCTTCAGTTTGTGCTCTGCATCTTTGCCACGTTTGATGAGAGGAGGAATGGACGCTTGGGTTCTGTGGCATTAGCTATTGGTGTCTCTCTCACCCTGGGGCACCTGTTTGGG ATGTATTATACAGGTGCAGGCATGAACCCTGCTCGATCCTTTGCTCCTGCTATCCTCACCAGGAACTTCAGCAACCACTGG GTGTACTGGGTAGGACCAATCATCGGGGGATCTCTAGGTGGCCTCCTCTATgacttcctcctctttccccggATCAAGAGTGTGTCAGAGAGACTAACTATCCTCAAGGGTATCAGGCCCAATGACTCTGATGGGCAACCAGAGGTCACTGGGGAGCCTGTTGAGCTAAAGACCCAAGCCCTATAG